A segment of the Caretta caretta isolate rCarCar2 chromosome 13, rCarCar1.hap1, whole genome shotgun sequence genome:
CCGCAGCTGGCTGGTAGCCAGGAAGCCGGGTTCAGTCTAAGGCAGTGAGTGGAAAGCGGGGGAGATAGGTCAGGTCACCCCAGAGAAGTTGGGGGAGGCACAGCTAATGCAGAAGGGCTCCGTAAAGGCCCAGCATCATTTGCTTGTTTCACATGGGAAGGGAGGAAATGCTGAGGGAGGTGAGAAGATTTAACCCACTCGCTGATCTCAGGGCCTGCTCCTGACGGGGACATGAAGACCTTAGCATGAGGCAGCCTGGGGCTCagagccagcccctcccacctCGTACAACACAATCCACTACAAGCGCTTGGCATCGGGCCTGTACATTTATTTACATTAAGCTGAGAGCTCCGGCGTCTCTCAAGAGAACGTACATCTTTCTGCACTACTGGGGGGCTGCTGCTAGGGAGGGTACACACACAGGGGCTGGAGTCCAACATCTGGGTTTATGCTCTGCTGGGCAGAGGAAATCCAGTGGACCCAGGGTGAaaatggggcagagggagaagggtTTTAGCGAAGAGAGATagacctcagctggggtaaactgGTGCAGATCCTCTGAGGTCAATGGAGTCCCACCAGCGTACCCCAGCTGAGGGTGTGGCTCAGTGCCCATGTTCTGTGTGAGGCACTTTTGGGCTAGGTCAAGTGCTGTCTGGCTATTTCTGTGCCTAACAGATACAGGCTGCCCGTTAGCTAGCACCCTGCTTTTTCATAATGAATCGCCCGTGGACGACACCAAGCCCGGGGTTCACCTGGACAGAAAGGGGCGTGGCCTCAGACTCGTTCTGCAAACCCCCTCCCAAGAGAGGCACAGACTCCATGGAGGATCCTCCCATCCCTACCCCTAGCTACTACGTCAGTACACTGAGCCACACAGGAGCTCCCGCATCACCAGGGGAGGCAACTCCCATCATTACACCCCACCCTAGAGGGGCCTAGATCCCCCGGGCAGCTCAGACATTGATGGCGGGTCTGCAGGGGGTTTCCCTCGGACCAAGCCCTGCCAGCTGTGGAGCACAATGGTTCAGGCTCAGGATGGAACAGGAAGGAAAGTCCAGAACCTGAGGGAGCTCCCACACTCTCCTCCCATCGGGGGGTCCCTGGGCCCAGCCAGCAAAGGGTAGTTCCTGTGTGTTGGTGGTCAGTGCTGAAGCAGTCCTTTCATATGTGCGAGGGGGAGCGGCGAGCCCAGCTGGTCTGCATTAGGATGCTCTCTTGCCTTTATCTTCTGGGGGACGTGTGAAGGGAAGGTTGTGTTCTCCCCCCCGCTAGCAGCGCAGAAGGGCAGGGAGGTTAGGAACTAGCACAAAGCCGCCTTCTTTCTTCCCTGGCCTCCATCTGGGGAACGCGCCTGAAATCTGTGCTCTGCACTTCCTCCTTTCCTGTGCGTGGAGCCTCCCGGCACTGACAGGAACTCAGCCCTGCACGCCGGCTTCTAGGACCCTGATCATGGGCAGAGGAGGGTTTCTGCTCAAGCAGCAGCCTCGCATGCTAGTCCAGCGGTGAGCAGATCCAGAGGCTGGCAGTAGGCATCCTACCTGCAGGCCGGGGAGTACACGCTGCACTCCGAGGGCTTGAGTGCAAATCCCGACAGTAGCACGCAGTTACGTTACTCCTCCTGCACTCAGGAGCTGGGAGCACAGATCCAGACAGCAGTGCACAGAGGCTGTGACCAGCAGTCCTGTGACATAGCCATGGTGGGTCTCCTATTGCACTCAGAGGCAGAGAGCAGGAATCTTGGTTCTCGGGTAGAGACTGGTGTGTGGTGCACGGACCCTGCCCCACTCATTAGGCTGGTCTGCGTGTCCCATTGCAAGTCGCAGAACGGAAGTTGAACACAAATAGCAGAACGCAGGGAATTGCAATGTGGAGTCTAAGGATGCTGCAGTCTAGGGTTTGCAAGGTGCTCTCTGCACCTCTGGTCGCACCGTGCACTGGGAGTCCAGCTGGCAATTCCACAGCTCGGCGAGTTCAGCGCAGTCGTCTCACGACAGCAAAGGATCCAGGCCGATAGCAGCACAGGGAGGATGGGACTCAGAGTAACAATCCAGGCGCACTAGGGGATACAGAAGAGACCTGGGCTGGTAACTGCACAGTTGGTTAGGAGCAGGAGCCTATGGGATGCAGAGTGGTAGGTGTCACAGCTGTACAGAATCTGTAGCAGGGATACAGGGTGCTAAGATGGCAACACCACGCTTGTGTGAGCTCCAGACCAGTAATCTCAAAGGGGATCAAAGGTGTAGCATGTCCTAGTGGTACAGGATCCAGGCACCTCGTCACAGAGAATGAGAATTCCAGGGTTGTGATATTGAACCAGAAGGAGATCCACAAAGGCAGCTTTGCAGCAGCATGGGATCCAGGGCAGGAGCCTCACACCGGGCACAGGACCGAGAGGAGTCAGCTCACAGCAGTTCAGGATCCAGAGCAGCATTATCCCAGTGGTCTGGACCCTGGAGCAGTGACAGTGCGGGATAGAATCTAGAGAAGGAATCTCATGGCAGGGACAGAATCTAGAGCAGGACTCTCAGCAGGATGGGATCCAGCAGTAATCTCactgcagtgggagcaggaattACACATCTGTACAGGACTGGGATATCTCAATTCATTGCCCCAGCAGTGAACTCCTTGTGTTTGGGAAGCGGATTGATTCTGAACCCAAGTGGAGATCCTCCTGCCTCCAGAAGCAGGGACTACATGCCACTTTCCTGTGCAAGCCCCGGGGAGTAGGCCTTCAGAGCACAGCTCAGGTTTCAGGGGATTGCCCTTTGGCCTTGACTCACGCGTTGCTCAAATCCCACCCAGCTCAGCCCCACACTCAGACACCCAACGCCGTCAGGGATCCCGAGCTGCTGATCTTCTTGAATCGGTTGGCAGCACACACACCAATGAAGTTTTTCTGTTAGGGAAACAAGAAAGAAGTTATTCCCCATTTGGAGGCTGGACAGCGCTCGTTAAAGAGACCTCTTTTGGGGATGGTGTAGGACCCCTGGCGGTGGGGACTTCAGATACTCCAGTCCCTAACTCTCCCAGCACAGGACACCGCAGGCGTGCTAGGAAGTGGTAGACGGCAATGGGTCTCAAAGCCAGAGGATCACTGGGGATCCCTTTATGAGCCACTGGGGATCCATTGATCTCTTTCCACCAGGCCACAGAGATGCTTCTCTTGACCATCTGCCAGTCTTTGAGCAGTGACTCTTCCAGCTGCCTGCCACCCATGCTCAGAAGCCTGGAAGGTTTTCAGAAATTTCTTAGCCCAAATAAGCTGGACACCCACAGACATCCCTGTGCCTCTGCATGGCTTCCCGGCACCCGCTCAGCCAGGATTGAATCAGAGACAGAAGCAAAGTGCAGAGCACCCTGGAGAGAGGAGACTGGTGGGGGCTGCTGGCAGCGAAGCCCAGCCCCCACCGAGAGGGAACCaacagcacagatccaggctagGGGTGAGGCTGCAGGCAAAGGGAGTGGCTCCCCCCATTGCAGTTGCTCTATCCTGACATCGATTCCTCCTGTGGCCAAGCCCTGGGGCAGGCAAGGAATCAGGGACAGAGATCCTAGAGGAACCCGTACGTAAGGAGCAGTCCCTGATGTGGGGTGCACGCACAGGGTGCCCCTTACACAGGGCCTGGGGGACGGAAGTAAGGGAAGAACCACATGAGGAATAAGAGACATTTCAGAAAAACTCCACATCCCCTAGCACAGCATGATTCCTCGCTGCAGAGACCATTTCGAGTACACCACACAATTACCACACACGTCAATGTCATGTTTAAAATGGTCCCCAGCATCCCTTTAACGtcagggacgggggggggggggggggtcaccctgAGGGACAAATCCATGAAATCAGGGATCGGGGGCGGTGAGAGTCGGGGCAGTGGCTCCCCCAGGCTGTAGGGCACACAGACGCCCTCAAGCTCTCCCTCCTCGCTGCCCCATACTGTTGACAGAGGTAGGGCACAGAGAAACCACCCTGCcccatcctcctctcccccatggcTTTCTGCTTCCTCTTCTGTGCACTCAAGTGGGGGCAGAGTGCTCTCTCTGGGTGCTCCTGTCCCCCATTCCCTTCAGGGAGCCAGCGCCCCAGCCCGCCCCATGGGCTGGCCCTGCTCGGcgaccccctgctcccagcatagGGAGCTCACCCCCAGCACGGACTGTCCCCACTGCACACAGCGATCAAGGGGGAGCCTCCTTCATACCTTCCAGCGCCGCCGCATGACGTACTTCCGGAGCAGGACCTGGGATTTCAGGCGCCGGTTGCAGCGCTTGGCCTTCTCAGCCAGGTCGTTcagccaggggtgctggaggCACCTGGCCGCACTCATCCGGCCGCTGCGGGGGAGAGGAATGCAGGTGACGCCTGGCTCCTAGTGGGGTTCAATCGCCCCAAGGAGCCCCGCATTGCTCCTGCTTTCCACCCCCCACCCGAGACCCATGGGTGCTGCCAGCTGCCCTTTGTAGCTGGGCCCGGGCCTGTGTTAATTAACCCCAAGAACACACTGGGGGGAACGAGGGTGCAGTCACATTCCTGCACAGGCCCTGAGGCTGCTGCCGGCCACGTGAGCCTAGCACCCTTGGCTGCCTCCTCGGGGCAGGGTCAGTCTCCTCTGACCCAGAGATCCCCCGTGGAGGCAAGGACCAGGCACCAGAGCCtggtctctcctcccttccctgcttGGAAAGGCCTCCAGTCCCCTCCCTCTTTCCAAGAGCCCTGCTTATGAGAAGCCTTCCCCAGGGCCAGGATCCGGCTGAGCAGTCAATGCTGCATGGCCCCTGCTGTGACCACGGGGTGCAGCCAGGGGAACGGGCAAGAGGAGGCTGGCCAGGTCGTCAATCAACATGGGGGCAGGGATCCATGTCGTCCTCTTGGGGCTGCCTGTCTCTGCACCCACAGCGAGCTTGGCAAGGCTCAGACAGCAGCATCCAGCCATTGCCCCAGGCCAGGCCCCGGGAGTGCTCCCACTGGCAAATAGTGGGGGCGCTTGCCCCCAGGTGGGAGGTGATGGACTGCCAGGCCTGTGCGCCTGATGCCAGCTGAGCTGGTCGGACCCAATAGCTCTGGGCTGCCCTCGACTCGACTCAAACCTCTTCTGCTTGATAATCAGATTCGAGACAAAGTCCTTGGCTTCGTCCGAGATTCCCTCAAAGGCTTCCTCGTCGAAGTACCACGTGGCTGCCAGGACATTGTTCAGGGTTTCCGCGTCGTCGTctcccaggaaaggggagaggCCACTTAGcctgggaagagaggagggagggagccaTCACAAGCTGTGCTCGGAGCGCCTCAGGAAGGGACAAGACACAGGCCCTGTTTCCTCAGCGGGTTCCCAATTCCTTCTGCACAAAACCACTCGCTCGctccctccctctgcctgggATCATGAGGAGAGAGGCAGGGAAGCCAGCGGTCAGCGCTCTTAGAAAGGAACCAGTGTGTTCCCAGCTGGCATCTTGCTGCGTTCCCATCCTGTCTCAGCTGGGAGAGGTGAGCCATTTCCTGTCCACGCGCACAGCCCGCCCCTCCCAGAtgttccagccacccagctccgaGCAGCCGCTGGACGGCTTTCCACTCCCTTTGAGAAAGGGCAGTCAATGCTGGGGAGAGGTGCCAAAGGGCACGGTCAGCCCTGAAAGCTGGTGCCCTCTATACACAATGCCTCAGGCACTCGAGGAGGTAGGGCCtgccttattttacagatggggaaactgaggcgcagaggTTCAGAGACTGGCCCGAGGTCACCTACcgactcagtggcagagctgggaatggaacccaggagttctcTTGCCAGCCCTTGGCTCGACAACTGCCTTGTACTCctctcccacacagctctgccgccAGCCTGGTCCACGTCTACAGTTAAAGCCCAGAATGGTTCTCACCCTACCCCAGCCCTAGTGCCACCCAACCTGTGCCCACCACACGTACAACATGTAGGTGATCACACCCAGACTCCACATGTCTGTCGAATAGGAGACTTGGTCGTAGTTCACCACCTCCGGGGACAGGAACTCGGGGGTCCCAAAGTTCACTTTCAGCTTCTCCCGGGGGTTGTATCTATGGTCAGGAAGAGCCAGGTCAGTGAGAGCTCCTGGCACTGGTCCCGGTGCCAGCACCCCCGCCCGTTCACATTCACCACCTCCGCCCACACGTCACCCTGGCTCTatgctgctccagcccagggaagaAACATcctggcctggccccagcctgaGGCAGAACCAAGCCGGTTATTATAACGGCCCCAAACCGCTATCCCCTGCGGGGCATGGCTGActcggcagagctgctgccaagcCCAGACTGCAGATTCCACCCCACCCCGCTGGGATTCCTTCCTGACTTTCCCTAAGGCCCGCAGCAGGGTCAGGCGTAAGGCCAGTGCAGCTGGTCCCTGAGCGTGGCctttgcccagctccaggggaCATGGGAAGGGAGAACAGAGGATGTCGGGCAGGGAGAAAAGCAGGAGCGAAGGAGCGAGCCCAGTCCCGGAGGGAGGGGAGTTACCTTCGTGCCAGCCCAAAGTCGATGATCTTCACCATGTGCCCCGTGGAGGTGACACACAGGATGTTCTCAGGCTGCAGGGATGAAGTTCCTGAGGTTAGAACCCAGCTCGTGGCTACGCGcctgcctaccccagcccaggGTACGGTTACGGGCCACTCGCAGAGGAGTTTGAGACACTTGACGGAGAAAGGCCGGCTGGAGGCTAGGAGAGTTTTCTCCCTCTGTCCCTTAGAAGCATCAGGGATGTAGTCTGCTGGGTTCCCAGACCATGTACAGCGCCAGTCCTTGCATCTCAGTGGAGGCCATTGCACCTTTAACATCCTTGCCCCAAGCTCCTACTAGGCACTGGAGTGGCTTAGAGCCCCAGAGGAGTTAAAATCCCCGCCCTTCCCAAGCACTGAGTCCCACCAAGGCCATCGCATCACTAGTTCTGACTGCCAGTGTCTCCCGGGCCATGCTGTGCGGGAGCAAGTCAGAGAGAATCTCCTCTCCCAGCCTGTTCCTTGGGCAGCCCCTGCCAGTCCCCTGACATCAGAGTATGTCGGCGGACGCACAGATTGCGGTTTGTAGGCACTGAACGAGAGACAGACGCTGCACGGTCACCCTTGCTAACCCGGCTCCTAGACCCACCCAGATCAGCCGCAGCGACGTGCACACAGATCCCCCAGGCCCCCTAGAGCCACGCTGAGATCTGCCCTTTGAATAGCTTGGAACCTGGAACAGACCCCGGATCTGAACGGAGCCCAAGGCTCTACCTGCATACAACCCACAATGACCTGGCCCAGGCTGGTCTGCAAAGCCAAGACTCCAGCCTCACCAGCCCGCGGGCCTGAGCCCAGGGTGACGGTATCGTGGGCAAGCGAAGGAATCTCCCTCGGAGgcccagtgttgcccccgccaCTTAACAGCGGGACTCCTGATGCTCAGGAGTTGGAAGTTTCTGTTTCTGGAGGCTTCGTCCTCTCCCCAGAGATGATCCAGGCCGGGCTTGTCACGCTCTCACGTACCGAGTTCCCCCCAGGCAGCATGTGCCCTCCTCGCACCCAGGCCCCACAGCCAGGGGCTCTCTTCTCACCGAGAGCAGCCCTTCAGCCCAGCTTCAGAACCCTGTGAAGGTTTCCCCTctagccccccagcccaggagctgCAGTCTTGCTGtaccccctctctccctccgcTCGCGGTACCTTGAGGTCCAAGTGCAGGACGTGCATCTGATGCATGAAGGTGATCCCGTCGCAGATCTGCCTCACGAACACCATGCAGTCCACTTCTGTCAGGTGGTAATCCTCGTCGATGATGCGCTCAAAGAGCTCCCCGCCCTCCACGCTGCACACAGACCAGCCACAGCGTCACCGGACTGCGCCAAGCAGACCCTAGCCACCGCGGCCCGGGCAAGTTACAGCCAAGCCGCTCTGTCCTGCATAGGAACGCTCCCCTACGCGACTCTAGGATCTCCCCCTGGCCTGGGCACAGGCAGAGCGGGGTGCTGGTTACAGAGGGTTCCCCTCTCCTGAAGcatgggggcagagggtgggttACTGAGGAGACCCCTGGCCAAGGTTGCATGGCAGAGGAACTGGGTAGCTCAGGAGGCCACTCGTTCTGGGTACAGGTGGGCGAGAGAAGGGGAATTCTGCAGGGAGACCCCAGACAGGGAACAGTCGGCTCCCCATCCTGGTTCTAGACAGGTTAGTGGAGAGACTATGCTAGCCAAGATCCCGGCAGAGCAACTGAGGGGGTTAGCGAGATTGCCTTGATTTCAGGGGTATGGGCTACAGATTATTTCTTCCAGGCGGGGTACCAGGAACTGGGATGCAAGCAGAGATGAGCACTACCTGGGCAGCGAATCTCCTAGCCAGAGCACAGGGGATGCAGGAGCCCTTGCTGGAACCTGTCACTGCACTGTGACTCACACCAGGTGACGGCAGCTGAGCAAGTCTGCCCAGGAGGAAGGAGGTTCCCCACCCTCGGCGAACAAGCGCGGCACCGTCCGGAAGCTCCTGTGTCAAGCCGCCCAGGAGGCCGGCCAGCCGCAGCCCCGCACCGGCCACGCCAATGGGTGCTACTCACAACTCCATGAAGAGGACGATTTCCCGGGGTGTCTCGAAGGCGTCGTAGAGCTGGATCAGGTTCCTGTGGTTCAGTTGGTTCATCACCTCGATTTCAACCAAGGCCATCTCCTGTGGGACACGCACTGGATCAACGCACGGAGcgcaggcagggccaggggagacGGCAGCCACCGCCCGCAGCGTCAACACGCCAAGCGACCGGCTCAAGCACAGGCCAGGTGGCACTGCCCTCCGGTGGTTGGCCAACACACACAGCCGCAGGCGCACCCCGTCACATGCTAGCAGACTGACGGACGTACACACCCAGTGACTCAGCCCCAGGTGCACAGATGGACACCTGTCTCTGTCCGGGCTAATGCATGGCTACACAGACAGCCACACAGAGACACATGCACAGGCAGACTCAGGAGAACACTCAGGACACACCTTGTCCTTCGAGCCCTGTTTCCTAATGATTTTGGCCGCGAGTTTGAGCCCCGTCCCTCTCTCGGTGCATGTGCGAACTTCACCAAACTTCCCCCTAGGGCAAAGAAAAGCAGACAGTAGAGGCTGCAATCCCCCCCACCCAAGGGCATGATCTGGCAAGAGGGCAAGCTCAGAGGCTAGCTGCAAAGGGGCCAAACTCAGCGGGGACATAAGTGGTTACAGTGCCCATTTGCTGGCATCCCCATAGAAAGGAGTGGGCAGGGGGATGAGTTACCAGTTCTCAGGGTAACTGACCAGTCACATGAACTAAAGCTCAGTCCCAGGGGGGTCACTGGATTCTTGGGGTTTCCAAGCCTGGAGAAGGTGCATTCCTAAGCTGAAAAGCTTGGTTTTAGCCCCAGAAGCCCGGGGCAAGGCTCCCCTCAGAGCTGTTCCATGGATTTCCTTCCTCCAAGAGGGCACTGATGACCAAGAAGCAGCACTTCCGTTCCAGGGAGGAGGACTCCACGGCATGCCCAGCCCTTGCTAACACCGGGCAGGACTCTACAGATCCAGTCCAGCTCTCCCACACGGCAGGGCAGGGCACTAGACAGTGGGCTAATAggcacataagaacggccctactgagtcaggccaaaggtccatctagcccagtatcccgtcttccgacggaggccagtgtcaggtgccccagagggaatgaacagaacagggaatcatcaggtgattcatcccctgtcgctcattccctgCTTccggcaaacggaggctagggacaccatccctgtccatcctggctaatacccattgatgggcctatcctccatgaacttatctagttcttttttgaaccctgttatggtcttggccttcacaatatcctctggcaaggagttccataggttgatggtgtgttgtgtgaagacatacttccttttatttgttttaaacctggtgcctattaatttATTTGGTGACCTCTGGTTCTCCCTCTGTGGTCGGGATGAAAGGGGCATACAAGGTCCTGGACAGGCACTAGAGGGGTTACCCACTATACTGAGCTGGGACGAAACTTCAGCTGAACACCTGGTCTCTCCAGTCTGCCAAGCGAGGGGCACCTTGTCCCTATGAGATGCCAAGTACCAAATGAAGAACATCTGCCCCATCAGCACCTTCTGCTAGCTGGGCTACCCGGCAGCCTGAGCACAAGTCTCCCTCCTGAATGGAGCCAGCAATGCTGCTGCCGAACAGGGCAGGATCATCTCCGCACTGGGACCAGGCCTGGAGGGTGCAGAGATGCTGCCCGGCTGGGAGTGACTGCACCAGCCCATGCCGAATGGTGTAGTGCCACCTGGTTCTCCTGCACCACTAGCGGGCCCCCGGGGGGACCACACACATAACATGCTTGGCTCTCGCTGCTGAGCTTCCCTGACTTTATCACCCTCGTGTTTGGCCCAGACCTTCACCCTGAGTAACGTGCATGTCACCTTCCCCGGGGGGTGGGCTCAAAGtgggcagagagggagagggggagtggtGGCAAGCCAGGGCCACCACCAGGAGCAGCGCTGGTGGAAAAGTTTCACTGAAATCACCAGGCAAGGTCTGAAGGTTTGGAAAGACACGGCAATGGGGACAAAGTTGGGTTATTTtcaaaaaagacaaaggaaacattttgaaagcATCTAAATGTCCCAGAGCGCTGTTTTCTGAGCACAGCGGTTTGATTTGGTCTCTAAATggctttttgaaatgaaaaaaaaccaaccccattGTTTTACAAGCATTTTTTAAGGTTCAAAAAATGACATCAGAACAAACTATTTCAATGGGTCCAAGGGAGAgtttgggaaacttcattttGCAGGAAATGTCGACGGTTGGGAGCTTCCCCTCCCTATTTCTAAATggaacaaaattttcaaaatcacgGAGTTTCCCacaaaacagaaaacacagcTGGGGCCCGGCTGTGCACCCCGGGCCagtctcccagccccacagcagctccctgggcagctggctCTTACCCGCCCAGCATCTCCTTGGTGTTGATGTTGAACATGCTGTTCACGGTGCCGGATTTCAGGGAGACAATGCGATGGGCGAAGGGAGCGGGCGGCGGAGGAATATCGTCTGCGGAGACAAGATACATGGGACCACCCAGCTGCTTCCATCTTTCTCAGCTGAGCCTATGGGGCTGGGGAGATCCTCAGGAAgcagcccccctctccctcctggctGGTGGAACCAGAGCTTCATCCACGCCTGGGGCGATGCCGGCACCTAGTGGCAAAGCCTGGTACAGCCTGCAGCCAGCACCTCCTAGCCTCCCACTCCTGTCCCTTCGCGGCTAAGTCACAGCATGTGGCCCCCTCTTTATAAATAGCAAAGGGTGCCGCAGACCACCCAGGAGCCTGACAATAAATCATGAGGTTACCGAGCCCATCAGCAGCTCCAGTTTCGTTCCATAACCCCGTTAGACCCCTTTGGACCCCACCGGTCTCCTTAACAGCCCCTGAAAGATCCTCACAACCCCATCTGCAGTCACAGACCCCTGATTCCGCGCTGACCGCCAAGCTCCCCTCAAGCCACGGTCTGCATTCCCACACCCCACATTTCCACCTTGCACTGCCCCTCCTGCTCTGCTGatcctgggcccactgcccagccccagggcatTGCCATGCTGTGCCATCCACACTTCAGTTCCGGAGAGCTAGCCCTTCGCTCCTGGCCTTCCGATCCCCATGGTCCAACCCTGCATTCCCCACCGTGCACAGCTCAggccccagcctgccctcccTCTGAACACGCCTGCACCGCCTGCACTGTCAATCTGCCCAGCTCCAGGACACGCTGTCCTAGGCGGGCAATGCCGATGGTGCAAAGATCTGAGTGACACGTCCCAGGAGCTCTTGGGACTCCTGCCCTGCTCTTAGATATCACAGGGAGAGGCTCTCTCTGGGTCTCGCGCTATGTGTCAAAGGAGAGCTGCAAGAACATGCCAGATGCAGAGCGGGCTCAAGGCTTCCCATCCCAGCAGCAGGATCCTGGCTCGGGGACAGGTCAGCTTTGTTTGAAGCGAACCCGTAGCTGGAGCACCACTGGTGGGCGGTGAATCAGAGATACCGGCACCCCCGTTCTGCTGGACAGAGTCCACCCTACATGCCTAAGAGACAGCACAGCCTTACCCAGTATCTGGAAAGGGTCCTCTTTCCCGAAGTCTGGCGTTAGGTAGGGGCTAGGCGGGGgctccacttcctcctcctctggtgAAGGTGGCTGTTCCCCAGCGACAGAGCCTGTTTTCCCCAAATTTCCGGCGCTGTCCAAGGCTGGAGGAGGCTGTTCCACTGAgctggggggctctgcaggggtCTCGTCTGAAGCCGGGTGGGGTAGCCCCTCCGAgctggggggctctgcaggggtCTCGTCTGAAGCCGGGTGGGGTAGCCCCTCCGAgctggggggctctgcaggggtCTCGTCTGAAGCCGGGTGGGGTAGCCCCTCCGAgctggggggctctgcaggggtCTCGTCTGAAGCCGGGTGGGGTAGCCCCACCGAgctggggggctctgcaggggtCTCGTCTGAAGCCGGGTGGGGTAGCCCCACCGAgctggggggctctgcaggggtCAGGTGCCCACTGCTGCTAGCTGGGCTGGATGCCTCACTTGGGGTGGGTTTCTCTGGACAAGTCTGGTCTCTGGGGGCATCCGAAGCAGGGCCAAGCACCTCCGCTAGACTGGGTTCTGCTGGCAAAGCGCTGACTCCTTTGGCAGGAGTTGCTGTACCCTGCGGACTCTTCCCTTCAGCTCCCATCTTCACAGCCTGGGGCTCCTCCCCTGGTCTGAAAGGGAGACGTAGCAGTGTGGGCCTGGCACACCTGATCCAACCCACCATTAACGTCTCCAAAGAGGGAGCCGAGCTGCTCGCCCTGGTCTGCACCTCATTGCGTGTAAGGAAACACCCCCGTCCCAGAAAGGTCCCatgcccgggggggcgggggggcgaggCAAGCCCTGCAGAAGGTCGAGCACGTGAGCGGAAGGGGATCCCAGAGACTGGGTCCCGTCAGGGATGTTCTGCGCCCAGCAGCGGGCTGACTCCAGTTGCAGGGTGGGGCCCAAGAGGAGACAGTCCCAGGGAGGCCGGGATCTCAGAAGAGCATCCAATGCGGGAGCACAGGCTCCACCTCCCCAGAGAGGAATCTCTGCCCCGCCAGGTGACTTCCCTTTGGCATGTGGTTCTCTAGGGAGCCCATCCTGGTGTGAACGCTGCAAACCAGGCACACGTGGAGGACtggggtgcagagcagggaggaAGGATGAAGGGAGGGGACCCTGGCATTAGGAGACAAGCTAGGGGCTCCCCACTCCACCAAACCAGCAGGGCCAGCCTCCCAAGCTGCCTGGGGGGATCAGATTCCTAGAGAGAGAAGTGAGATATTACCTCTGGCTGCTGACTGGGCAGCTCAAGCTccgctggggagctgggggctcaTGCTTGGAGGCCGTAGGCTGGCTCTGGATTTCTGCCCCCTCCTTGGCCACTGCTTTCTTCCCACTGGCCTTCGTCCCCTTCCCAGCCATGGGGACGCTCTTCTCTCCAGGCTCTgccttttctccttctctctccactggctGTGAGGTTGCTGGGGCCGACTGGCCAGCGTGGCTCTCTGCTCCTCC
Coding sequences within it:
- the MYLK2 gene encoding myosin light chain kinase 2, skeletal/cardiac muscle isoform X3 — encoded protein: MPQALEGPSGQPAAATAPSEGAPMGQNARPCTSVGEGMAPGGAESHAGQSAPATSQPVEREGEKAEPGEKSVPMAGKGTKASGKKAVAKEGAEIQSQPTASKHEPPAPQRSLSCPVSSQRPGEEPQAVKMGAEGKSPQGTATPAKGVSALPAEPSLAEVLGPASDAPRDQTCPEKPTPSEASSPASSSGHLTPAEPPSSVGLPHPASDETPAEPPSSVGLPHPASDETPAEPPSSEGLPHPASDETPAEPPSSEGLPHPASDETPAEPPSSEGLPHPASDETPAEPPSSVEQPPPALDSAGNLGKTGSVAGEQPPSPEEEEVEPPPSPYLTPDFGKEDPFQILDDIPPPPAPFAHRIVSLKSGTVNSMFNINTKEMLGGGKFGEVRTCTERGTGLKLAAKIIRKQGSKDKEMALVEIEVMNQLNHRNLIQLYDAFETPREIVLFMEFVEGGELFERIIDEDYHLTEVDCMVFVRQICDGITFMHQMHVLHLDLKPENILCVTSTGHMVKIIDFGLARRYNPREKLKVNFGTPEFLSPEVVNYDQVSYSTDMWSLGVITYMLLSGLSPFLGDDDAETLNNVLAATWYFDEEAFEGISDEAKDFVSNLIIKQKSGRMSAARCLQHPWLNDLAEKAKRCNRRLKSQVLLRKYVMRRRWKKNFIGVCAANRFKKISSSGSLTALGV
- the MYLK2 gene encoding myosin light chain kinase 2, skeletal/cardiac muscle isoform X1, whose amino-acid sequence is MAAAEGSAEHVLRSMEAEASLKPAEMPQALEGPSGQPAAATAPSEGAPMGQNARPCTSVGEGMAPGGAESHAGQSAPATSQPVEREGEKAEPGEKSVPMAGKGTKASGKKAVAKEGAEIQSQPTASKHEPPAPQRSLSCPVSSQRPGEEPQAVKMGAEGKSPQGTATPAKGVSALPAEPSLAEVLGPASDAPRDQTCPEKPTPSEASSPASSSGHLTPAEPPSSVGLPHPASDETPAEPPSSVGLPHPASDETPAEPPSSEGLPHPASDETPAEPPSSEGLPHPASDETPAEPPSSEGLPHPASDETPAEPPSSVEQPPPALDSAGNLGKTGSVAGEQPPSPEEEEVEPPPSPYLTPDFGKEDPFQILDDIPPPPAPFAHRIVSLKSGTVNSMFNINTKEMLGGGKFGEVRTCTERGTGLKLAAKIIRKQGSKDKEMALVEIEVMNQLNHRNLIQLYDAFETPREIVLFMEFVEGGELFERIIDEDYHLTEVDCMVFVRQICDGITFMHQMHVLHLDLKPENILCVTSTGHMVKIIDFGLARRYNPREKLKVNFGTPEFLSPEVVNYDQVSYSTDMWSLGVITYMLLSGLSPFLGDDDAETLNNVLAATWYFDEEAFEGISDEAKDFVSNLIIKQKSGRMSAARCLQHPWLNDLAEKAKRCNRRLKSQVLLRKYVMRRRWKKNFIGVCAANRFKKISSSGSLTALGV
- the MYLK2 gene encoding myosin light chain kinase 2, skeletal/cardiac muscle isoform X2, whose amino-acid sequence is MLPEASLKPAEMPQALEGPSGQPAAATAPSEGAPMGQNARPCTSVGEGMAPGGAESHAGQSAPATSQPVEREGEKAEPGEKSVPMAGKGTKASGKKAVAKEGAEIQSQPTASKHEPPAPQRSLSCPVSSQRPGEEPQAVKMGAEGKSPQGTATPAKGVSALPAEPSLAEVLGPASDAPRDQTCPEKPTPSEASSPASSSGHLTPAEPPSSVGLPHPASDETPAEPPSSVGLPHPASDETPAEPPSSEGLPHPASDETPAEPPSSEGLPHPASDETPAEPPSSEGLPHPASDETPAEPPSSVEQPPPALDSAGNLGKTGSVAGEQPPSPEEEEVEPPPSPYLTPDFGKEDPFQILDDIPPPPAPFAHRIVSLKSGTVNSMFNINTKEMLGGGKFGEVRTCTERGTGLKLAAKIIRKQGSKDKEMALVEIEVMNQLNHRNLIQLYDAFETPREIVLFMEFVEGGELFERIIDEDYHLTEVDCMVFVRQICDGITFMHQMHVLHLDLKPENILCVTSTGHMVKIIDFGLARRYNPREKLKVNFGTPEFLSPEVVNYDQVSYSTDMWSLGVITYMLLSGLSPFLGDDDAETLNNVLAATWYFDEEAFEGISDEAKDFVSNLIIKQKSGRMSAARCLQHPWLNDLAEKAKRCNRRLKSQVLLRKYVMRRRWKKNFIGVCAANRFKKISSSGSLTALGV